GCCCGCTGACCACGCGTCACACCGCCAGGCGGTGCTCCTCGCGCAGCCACCGCGCGAAGCCGTCGCCGTCGCAGTCGGTGACCTGAAGGCGGGGCAGCGCGAGCGGGTCGTCGCCGCGCACGGCCGGCAGTGCCGCGCTGGTGCATGCCAGTTCGATCCCGGCCGCCGCGACGGCCCGGCGGGCCGAGGCGTTCAGGCGGCCGTAGGGATAGGAGAACCGGGTGACGGGCGCGCCGGTGTACTCCTCCATGCGCGCCCGGCCGCGGGCGATCTGTCTGCCCTGCTGTTCCGGCGGCAGATCGGTGAGCGAGACGTGATCGAGGGTGTGGCTGCCGATCGTGATCAGGGGGTGGGCGAGCAGCGTGTCCAGCTGCGCCTCGGTCAGCGCGGGCCGCTCGGCCGGCCGTGCGGGCCGGCATTCCGCCCAGGCGAGCAGGTGATCCACCGCGTCGTCCTGCGCCGCGGGTTCGAGCACGACGATGAGGTCCCAGAGGGTGCGGAACAGAAGTTGCCTGGCGTTCCGCGGCGGCTCACGGTCGGCGCGCCAGCCGCGGTTCTCCTCGGCGGTGCCCGGGGCGTCGCCGAGCACGAATCGGCGCGGGCCGTCGCCGAAGGGGAAGTCCAGTTCGGCCGGGAGACGCGGCGACGAGACGATCGCCCGATCGAGGGCGTCCCACCAGAAGTCCCGAGTGCGCCCGATCGCGTCGCCGATCACGAACACCGTCACCGGAATGTCGTGCCGCTCCAGCACCGGCAGGGCGGCGAGGAGGTTGTCGGCGTATCCGTCGTCGAAGGTGACGGCGATCGGCGACCCGGCGCGGGTGTACGACGCGTCGTCGGTCAGCACCCCGAGGTCGGCCGCGACTCGCCGGCCGGCCAGGACGGACATCTGCTCATCGAACGCCCGCGGCGAGACGCAGATGCCCCACGGGTCGTGGGAGGCCTCGGTGATGCAGTGGTACATCAGGATGCCCGACCGCCGGCGGTAGCGGCGAGTCCGGTCGCCGAGGCGCCGGGCGCGCGGCCCGATCATCGAGGCCGTCTCGCGCGCACGGTGATGATCACCGGGTACTCGGGATCGGTCGTGTCCATCTCCGCGTCCGTCAGTTCTCCGACGGCCAGGCCCTGCAGGAACGCGGTCGCGGTGAGGACGTTTCCGTGGGTCCGCGTGGTGACGTTCCCGGCGCCGAATTCGTCGCCGAAGAGGCGGTCCGCGGACGGCACGGTGAAGTTCCAGAACCACGACGGCCCCCAGTGGGGGTCGCCGAGGTGGCTGATACCGGGCAGCGTGCACAGCACCGTCCCGCCGGGCTTGACGATCCGGTGCAGGGTCGCGACGGCGGCCTGGACGTCGTAGATGAACTGCAGGGTCTGGGTGATGATCACGCAGTCGTACGAGCCGTCCGGGATGCCCGGTGCGTCGGTCAGATCGGCGATGTGGGTGGCGCCGGGGACGTCTTCGACATGGCACATGTCGGACCGGGTGACGCCATGCCCGAATCGTTCGGTGTAGGTGCGTTCGCCGACCTCGAGGACTGCGCCGGTGATCAGCGGCCCGCTGCCGGCGAGGAAGTTCTCGATGTAGTAGCGGTCGAGCGGCCGGCCGCGCAGATTCCCGAACTCGCGGCACACCGGTTCGGTGCGGCGGAGATCCCCGAAATCCACTCCGCCCACCCGGGGCCGCTGACGGCTCCGCGTGTAGCCGGTGATCGCCCGCCGGTATCGGTCCTCGCCGAGGATCGCCTTCGCCAGCATGGTGCGGCGGTCCCGCAGTCGTGTCACCTGTGAACTCCCTTGGTATTCGCTGAATGTCGCAATTGAGAAGGGTAGCCTAACCGAATATACGGAGCCCTTCGCGGACTCCCGGGCCGTCGGTGGCCGAGCCGGGCGGGCTCGGCCGGTGGCGGCGGACGGCGTCGTGCGAAAATGGGTAACCGTGAAAACCTTTGACGACCTCTTCGCCGAGCTGACCGAGAAGGCGGCGACCCGCCCCGAGGGGAGCGGCACCGTCGCCGCGCTCGACAAGGGCGTCCATACCCTCGGCAAGAAGATCATCGAGGAGGCCGGTGAGGTCTGGCTGGCCGCCGAGCACGAGTCCGACGACTCCCTCGCCGAGGAGATGAGCCAGCTCGTCTACTGGCTGCAGGTGATGATGATCAAGCGGGGCCTGACGCCCGCGGACATCTACCGCTACCTCTGAACCCACCAGCACTCACCAGAAAGCCTCGCCATGCTGCGCGTCGCCGTGCCCAACAAGGGCGCCCTGTCCGAAGCCGCCGTCGGAATCCTCGCCGAGGCCGGCTACCGCAAGCGTTCGGATCCGAAGGATCTGACCGTCCTCGATGTCGCGAATGACGTCGAGTTCTACTTCCTGCGCCCGCGTGACGTCGCCATCTACGTGGCCGCCGGGCAACTCGACCTCGGCATCACCGGCCGCGACCTGGCCGCCGACTCCGGTGTGCAGGTGATCGAAGAGGTGTCGCTCGGTTTCGGGGCGTCCACCTTCCGCTACGCCGCGCCGAAGGACCAGTCGTGGACGGTCGACGACCTCGCGGGCAAGCGTATCGCGACGTCGTACCCGAACATCGTGCGCGCCGACCTCGCGGCCCGCGGTCTGGAGGCGGAGATCATCCGGCTCGACGGCGCGGTGGAGATCTCGATCCAGCTCGGGGTGGCCGATGTCATCGCCGACGTCGTCGGCTCCGGCCGCACGCTCCGCCTGCACGACCTGGCCGCGTTCGGGAAGTCGCTCTGCGACTCCGAGGCGGTACTCATCCGCGGCGGCGCCGCCGGTGACGCGTCGAAGGCCGCGCAGCGGTTCATCGCCCGCGTGCAGGGCGTGGTCTTCGGTCAGCAGTACGTGATGATCGACTACGACTGCCCCAAGCCGCTGCTCGAGATGGCGGTCGCGCTGACGCCCGGCCTGGAGTCGCCGACCATCTCGCCGATGGCCGACGACAACTGGCTCGCCGTCCGCGCGATGGTCCCGCGCAAGACCCACCAGCAGCTGATGGACGAGCTCTCCGAGCTCGGCGCCCGCGCCATCCTCGCCTCGGACATCCGCTCCTGCCGCTTCTGACGGGGCCGGCCGGACCGGCCGGTCACCCCAGCTCGGTCAGCAGCACCGTCTGCGCGGACCGGCCGAGGTAGC
The nucleotide sequence above comes from Gordonia sp. PP30. Encoded proteins:
- a CDS encoding polysaccharide deacetylase family protein translates to MIGPRARRLGDRTRRYRRRSGILMYHCITEASHDPWGICVSPRAFDEQMSVLAGRRVAADLGVLTDDASYTRAGSPIAVTFDDGYADNLLAALPVLERHDIPVTVFVIGDAIGRTRDFWWDALDRAIVSSPRLPAELDFPFGDGPRRFVLGDAPGTAEENRGWRADREPPRNARQLLFRTLWDLIVVLEPAAQDDAVDHLLAWAECRPARPAERPALTEAQLDTLLAHPLITIGSHTLDHVSLTDLPPEQQGRQIARGRARMEEYTGAPVTRFSYPYGRLNASARRAVAAAGIELACTSAALPAVRGDDPLALPRLQVTDCDGDGFARWLREEHRLAV
- a CDS encoding methyltransferase domain-containing protein: MTRLRDRRTMLAKAILGEDRYRRAITGYTRSRQRPRVGGVDFGDLRRTEPVCREFGNLRGRPLDRYYIENFLAGSGPLITGAVLEVGERTYTERFGHGVTRSDMCHVEDVPGATHIADLTDAPGIPDGSYDCVIITQTLQFIYDVQAAVATLHRIVKPGGTVLCTLPGISHLGDPHWGPSWFWNFTVPSADRLFGDEFGAGNVTTRTHGNVLTATAFLQGLAVGELTDAEMDTTDPEYPVIITVRARRPR
- a CDS encoding phosphoribosyl-ATP diphosphatase encodes the protein MKTFDDLFAELTEKAATRPEGSGTVAALDKGVHTLGKKIIEEAGEVWLAAEHESDDSLAEEMSQLVYWLQVMMIKRGLTPADIYRYL
- the hisG gene encoding ATP phosphoribosyltransferase, translated to MLRVAVPNKGALSEAAVGILAEAGYRKRSDPKDLTVLDVANDVEFYFLRPRDVAIYVAAGQLDLGITGRDLAADSGVQVIEEVSLGFGASTFRYAAPKDQSWTVDDLAGKRIATSYPNIVRADLAARGLEAEIIRLDGAVEISIQLGVADVIADVVGSGRTLRLHDLAAFGKSLCDSEAVLIRGGAAGDASKAAQRFIARVQGVVFGQQYVMIDYDCPKPLLEMAVALTPGLESPTISPMADDNWLAVRAMVPRKTHQQLMDELSELGARAILASDIRSCRF